The following proteins are encoded in a genomic region of Mycolicibacterium confluentis:
- a CDS encoding NADPH-dependent 2,4-dienoyl-CoA reductase translates to MPDPYPNLLSPLDLGFTTLRNRVVMGSMHTGLEDRAKDIDKLAAYFAERARGGVGLIITGGYAPNRTGWLLPFAAQLVSSKEARRHRRITSAVHAEGAKILLQILHAGRYAYHPLSVSASSIKAPINPFRPRALSDRGVRTTIDDFVRCALLARDAGYDGVEIMGSEGYLLNQFLAPRTNRRRDAWGGSPENRRRLPVEIVRRVRSAVGPEFIIDYRMSMADYVEDGQSWDEIVALATEVEAAGATFINTGVGWHEARVPTIVTSVPNAAFIDISNAVAEHVSIPVVASNRINMPESAEQILAETRVQLISMARPLLSDPDWVAKAAANASDEINTCIACNQACLDHAFVHKTVSCLLNPRAGHETTLVLGPTRRARSVAVVGAGPAGLAAALNAAERGHRVTLFDANEFIGGQFDMARRIPGKEEFNETIRYYTTMLAKHGVDVRLGTRVDADDLVGFDDVVLATGVAPRLPSIPGIDHPKVLTYAEAIYGVRTVGKRVAVIGAGGIGFDVSELLTTDESPTLNLKEWKAEWGVADPQEARGALTTPLPAPAAREVYLLQRSKGAQGRGLGKTSGWVHRASLKAKGVHQLSGVNYERIDDSGLHISFGSDHSDPQILAVDTVVVCAGQEPVRDLEDALRSRGVEPHVIGGAALAAELDAKRAIRQGTELAARL, encoded by the coding sequence GTGCCTGATCCCTATCCGAACCTGTTGTCGCCCCTGGATCTGGGGTTCACCACGCTGCGGAATCGAGTGGTGATGGGTTCGATGCACACCGGTCTCGAGGATCGCGCCAAGGACATCGACAAGCTGGCCGCCTACTTCGCCGAACGCGCTCGCGGTGGTGTGGGCCTGATCATCACGGGCGGATATGCCCCCAACCGCACGGGATGGCTGCTGCCCTTCGCTGCGCAGTTGGTGTCCTCGAAGGAGGCACGACGGCACCGGCGGATCACGTCCGCCGTGCACGCCGAGGGCGCGAAGATCCTGCTGCAGATCCTGCATGCGGGGCGCTACGCCTACCATCCGCTGTCGGTCAGCGCCTCCTCGATCAAGGCTCCCATCAACCCCTTTCGGCCGCGTGCACTGTCCGACCGTGGCGTCCGGACGACCATCGACGACTTCGTCCGCTGCGCGTTGCTGGCCCGGGACGCCGGCTATGACGGGGTTGAGATCATGGGCAGCGAGGGCTACCTGCTCAACCAGTTCCTGGCACCGCGGACGAATAGACGCCGTGACGCGTGGGGCGGGTCGCCCGAGAATCGCCGACGGCTGCCGGTCGAGATCGTGCGCCGGGTCCGCTCCGCCGTCGGTCCGGAGTTCATCATCGACTATCGGATGTCGATGGCCGACTACGTCGAGGACGGCCAGAGCTGGGACGAGATCGTCGCCCTGGCAACCGAAGTCGAGGCCGCTGGCGCGACATTCATCAACACCGGCGTCGGCTGGCACGAGGCGCGGGTGCCCACCATCGTCACCTCGGTGCCCAACGCGGCCTTCATCGACATCTCCAACGCCGTCGCCGAGCACGTCAGCATCCCGGTGGTGGCGTCCAACCGGATCAACATGCCCGAGTCCGCCGAGCAGATCCTGGCCGAAACTCGCGTGCAGTTGATCTCGATGGCCCGGCCACTGCTGTCCGACCCGGACTGGGTGGCCAAGGCCGCGGCCAACGCCTCCGATGAGATCAACACGTGCATCGCCTGCAATCAGGCCTGCCTGGACCATGCCTTCGTGCACAAAACCGTGTCCTGCCTTCTGAATCCACGCGCAGGCCACGAGACCACCCTCGTGCTCGGGCCCACCCGTCGCGCGCGCTCGGTGGCTGTCGTCGGTGCGGGTCCAGCGGGACTGGCCGCGGCCCTGAACGCGGCAGAGCGCGGTCACCGGGTGACACTGTTCGACGCCAACGAGTTCATCGGCGGCCAGTTCGACATGGCGCGGCGCATCCCCGGCAAGGAGGAGTTCAACGAGACCATCCGGTACTACACGACCATGCTCGCCAAGCACGGTGTGGATGTTCGCCTTGGAACCCGCGTGGACGCCGACGATCTGGTGGGCTTCGACGACGTGGTGCTGGCCACCGGTGTGGCGCCGCGCCTTCCCTCCATTCCCGGCATCGACCATCCGAAGGTGCTGACCTACGCCGAGGCGATCTACGGGGTCCGGACGGTGGGCAAGCGCGTCGCCGTGATCGGCGCGGGCGGAATCGGTTTCGACGTCAGCGAACTGCTGACCACCGACGAGTCGCCCACCCTGAACCTCAAGGAGTGGAAGGCCGAATGGGGTGTCGCCGACCCCCAGGAAGCCCGCGGCGCATTGACCACTCCCCTGCCGGCGCCCGCTGCCCGCGAGGTGTATCTGCTGCAGCGCAGCAAGGGCGCTCAGGGCCGCGGCCTGGGCAAGACCTCCGGCTGGGTGCACCGAGCTTCACTGAAAGCCAAAGGGGTGCATCAGCTTTCCGGCGTGAATTACGAGCGCATCGACGATTCCGGACTGCACATCAGCTTTGGCTCTGACCACTCGGACCCGCAGATCTTGGCGGTGGACACCGTCGTGGTGTGCGCCGGGCAGGAGCCGGTTCGCGATCTCGAGGATGCACTGCGGTCTCGAGGCGTGGAGCCGCATGTGATCGGAGGTGCGGCGCTGGCGGCCGAACTGGATGCCAAGCGGGCGATCCGCCAGGGCACCGAGTTGGCCGCCAGGCTGTAG
- the dapC gene encoding succinyldiaminopimelate transaminase has protein sequence MSASLPVFPWDTLADVTAKARSHPDGIVDLSVGTPVDPVAPLIQDALAAAASAPGYPTTAGTPALRQSAVGALQRRYGITGLEEHAVLPVIGTKELIAWLPTLLGLGRDDLVVIPELAYPTYDVGARLAGAQVLPADSLTQLGPQTPALIFINSPSNPTGKVLGVDHLRKVVGWARERGVIVASDECYLGLGWDAQPLSVLHPSVCDGDHTGLLAVHSLSKTSSLAGYRAGFVAGDPKLVAELLAVRKHAGMMVPTPIQAAMVAALDDDAHEAHQRSLYARRREALLPAIQRAGFTVDDSEAGLYLWATRGEPCRQTLAWLAERGILVAPGEFYGARGAQHVRIALTATDERIDAAVARLS, from the coding sequence GTGTCGGCGTCCCTGCCGGTCTTCCCGTGGGACACCCTCGCCGACGTCACCGCCAAGGCCCGATCGCACCCGGACGGCATCGTCGACCTGTCGGTCGGCACGCCTGTCGATCCGGTTGCCCCGCTCATCCAGGACGCCCTCGCGGCGGCCGCGTCCGCACCCGGTTACCCGACGACGGCGGGCACGCCCGCGCTGCGTCAGTCCGCCGTGGGTGCACTTCAGCGCCGGTACGGCATCACCGGACTGGAAGAGCATGCGGTGCTGCCGGTGATCGGCACCAAAGAGCTCATCGCCTGGTTGCCGACGCTGCTCGGCCTGGGCCGCGATGACCTGGTGGTCATCCCGGAGTTGGCGTATCCGACGTACGACGTCGGCGCGCGCCTCGCGGGTGCGCAGGTGCTGCCCGCCGATTCGCTGACTCAACTGGGTCCGCAGACACCGGCGCTGATCTTCATCAACTCACCGAGCAACCCGACCGGCAAGGTGCTGGGCGTCGACCACCTCCGCAAGGTGGTCGGCTGGGCCCGCGAGCGCGGCGTGATCGTCGCGTCCGACGAGTGCTACCTGGGCCTGGGCTGGGACGCTCAACCGCTGTCGGTGCTGCACCCGTCGGTCTGCGACGGTGACCACACCGGACTGCTCGCGGTGCACTCGTTGTCCAAGACCTCGTCGCTGGCCGGCTACCGCGCCGGCTTCGTCGCGGGTGACCCGAAACTGGTCGCCGAACTCCTCGCGGTGCGCAAGCACGCCGGGATGATGGTGCCGACGCCCATCCAGGCCGCCATGGTCGCGGCCCTGGACGACGACGCCCACGAGGCGCATCAACGCTCGCTGTACGCGCGGCGCCGCGAGGCGCTGCTCCCGGCGATCCAGCGCGCCGGATTCACGGTCGACGACTCCGAGGCGGGCCTCTACCTGTGGGCCACGCGCGGCGAACCGTGCCGTCAGACGCTGGCATGGTTGGCCGAGCGCGGCATCCTTGTTGCGCCCGGTGAGTTTTACGGCGCGCGCGGCGCCCAGCACGTCCGGATCGCGTTGACCGCGACAGACGAGCGCATCGACGCCGCAGTCGCCCGCCTGTCCTGA
- the fdxA gene encoding ferredoxin has protein sequence MTYVIAEPCVDVKDKACIEECPVDCIYEGARMLYIHPDECVDCGACEPVCPVEAIFYEDDVPDDWSGYIQSNADFFEELGSPGGASKVGQTDNDPASVKSLPPKAED, from the coding sequence GTGACATACGTGATCGCCGAACCTTGCGTCGACGTCAAAGACAAGGCATGTATCGAAGAGTGCCCCGTCGACTGCATCTATGAGGGCGCACGGATGCTCTACATCCACCCCGACGAGTGCGTGGACTGTGGTGCCTGCGAGCCGGTCTGCCCGGTCGAGGCCATCTTCTACGAAGACGATGTGCCCGACGACTGGAGTGGCTACATCCAGAGCAACGCAGACTTCTTCGAAGAACTCGGCTCGCCCGGCGGCGCCTCGAAGGTCGGCCAGACCGACAACGATCCGGCGTCGGTCAAGAGCCTGCCGCCGAAGGCGGAAGACTGA
- a CDS encoding YceI family protein — translation MTTALKTTDLATGTWAIDPVHSTVGFAVRHLMVSKVRGTFGSFSGAITVAEDGTPSVSAEIEVASVNTGNEQRDAHLKAADFFDVEQYPTATFRSTSVEAKGDEYVVNGDFTLHGVTKPVSLALEFNGVNPGMGHGEVAGFEASVVLNRRDFGISFDAPLETGGAVVGDKVTITLEIEALKQA, via the coding sequence ATGACCACAGCACTGAAGACCACCGATCTGGCCACCGGGACCTGGGCGATCGATCCCGTACATTCCACCGTCGGATTCGCAGTCCGCCATCTCATGGTGAGCAAGGTGCGCGGCACGTTCGGCAGCTTCAGTGGCGCCATCACGGTCGCCGAGGACGGCACGCCCTCGGTCAGTGCTGAGATCGAGGTGGCGTCGGTGAACACGGGCAATGAACAGCGCGATGCCCACCTCAAGGCCGCAGACTTCTTCGATGTCGAGCAGTACCCGACCGCGACCTTCCGCTCCACCAGCGTCGAGGCCAAGGGCGACGAATACGTTGTCAACGGAGATTTCACGCTGCACGGCGTCACCAAGCCGGTCAGCCTTGCGCTCGAATTCAATGGAGTCAACCCTGGCATGGGACACGGCGAGGTGGCCGGTTTCGAAGCCTCGGTTGTCCTCAACCGCAGGGACTTCGGCATCAGCTTCGATGCACCTTTGGAGACCGGCGGCGCCGTGGTCGGCGACAAGGTCACCATCACCCTTGAGATTGAGGCGCTCAAGCAGGCCTGA
- a CDS encoding DUF309 domain-containing protein — protein sequence MTSESDRDRDESGRPRNSRPRDVLGRPLPPGSQGVPRISEDLKLAPDETLRYAQRLLDDGLAFHAHEVFEAAWKTGPAAERALWQALAQFAVGITHIQRGNPRGAAALLRRASDRIDEVPRPLPYGIDGDGLIESAQTIAADLDAGADITPSRLRPRLLTEA from the coding sequence GTGACGAGCGAATCTGACCGCGACCGCGACGAATCGGGTCGTCCCCGCAACTCACGGCCACGCGACGTGCTCGGCCGCCCACTTCCCCCTGGCAGCCAGGGCGTACCGCGCATCAGCGAAGATCTGAAGCTCGCCCCGGACGAGACACTCCGCTACGCGCAACGACTGCTCGACGACGGTTTGGCATTCCACGCACATGAGGTGTTCGAAGCCGCCTGGAAGACCGGTCCAGCCGCAGAACGCGCACTGTGGCAGGCGTTGGCGCAGTTTGCGGTCGGCATCACCCACATCCAGCGCGGCAATCCCAGGGGTGCTGCCGCCCTGCTGCGACGAGCGTCGGACCGCATCGACGAGGTGCCCCGCCCGCTGCCCTACGGGATCGACGGTGACGGCCTGATCGAGTCCGCACAAACCATTGCCGCCGACCTCGATGCGGGTGCCGACATCACCCCGTCCCGACTACGGCCGAGACTGCTGACCGAGGCGTAG
- a CDS encoding proline dehydrogenase family protein, with product MTRLFDTLARPAILTASHSHGLKRSAERIPLTRRVVQRFVPGETVEDVLSAVADLRYSGRMVSIDHLGEDVIDTGAADANVQVYLRLLDLLGERGEANPEGVAPLEVSLKLSALGQALDRDGEKIALENAHLICTRAREVGAWVTVDAEDHTTTDSTLLIVRELRADFPWLGTVLQAYLRRTYGDCQEFAASGARIRLCKGAYDEPAAVAHRNPDEVTASYVRCLRVLMAGSGYPMVASHDPAVIDAVAGIARECGRGAGDFEYQMLYGIRDAEQVRLADAGANIRVYVPFGTQWFGYFMRRLAERPANLAFFARALVQRG from the coding sequence ATGACACGCCTCTTCGACACCCTGGCCCGACCCGCGATCCTGACCGCGAGCCATTCCCACGGCTTGAAGCGGTCTGCGGAACGGATCCCTCTGACCCGTCGGGTGGTGCAACGGTTCGTGCCGGGGGAGACGGTCGAGGACGTGCTCAGCGCCGTCGCGGACCTGCGGTACTCGGGGCGGATGGTCAGCATCGACCACCTCGGCGAGGATGTCATCGACACGGGCGCCGCCGACGCCAACGTGCAGGTCTACCTGAGGCTGTTGGACCTTCTGGGAGAACGGGGCGAGGCGAATCCTGAAGGGGTTGCGCCGCTCGAGGTCTCGTTGAAGCTGTCGGCGCTGGGGCAGGCGCTGGACCGCGACGGTGAGAAGATCGCGCTGGAGAACGCCCATCTGATCTGCACCCGGGCACGTGAAGTCGGGGCGTGGGTCACGGTCGACGCCGAGGACCACACCACGACGGACTCGACCCTGCTGATTGTGCGCGAACTGCGCGCCGACTTCCCGTGGCTGGGCACCGTCCTGCAGGCCTATCTGCGCCGCACCTACGGCGACTGTCAGGAGTTCGCGGCCTCCGGTGCCCGGATTCGATTGTGCAAGGGCGCCTATGACGAACCGGCCGCTGTCGCCCACCGCAACCCCGATGAAGTCACGGCCAGCTATGTGCGCTGCCTGCGGGTGCTGATGGCCGGTTCTGGATACCCCATGGTCGCCTCACACGATCCGGCGGTGATCGATGCCGTGGCCGGTATTGCCCGTGAATGCGGGCGGGGAGCAGGGGATTTCGAGTACCAGATGCTCTACGGCATCCGGGATGCCGAGCAGGTTCGTCTGGCCGACGCGGGCGCCAACATCCGCGTCTACGTGCCGTTCGGCACGCAGTGGTTCGGCTACTTCATGCGGCGCCTGGCCGAGCGCCCCGCCAACCTGGCGTTCTTTGCGCGTGCGTTGGTGCAGCGGGGTTAG
- a CDS encoding PadR family transcriptional regulator, producing the protein MALPHAILVSLCEQSGTGYELARRFDRSIGHFWRATHQQIYRTLRTMEADGWVHVTPVVQQGRPDKKVYTVADAGRAELSAWIAAPLSGAGSSVSDSRTRDLAVKLRGAQYGGDGALEALRGQIVSLRAERAALLDTYRGYEKSQFADPASLDGGALHQYLVLRGGIRAEEGSLDWLDEILEAIGA; encoded by the coding sequence GTGGCCCTGCCCCATGCGATCTTGGTGTCGCTGTGCGAACAGTCCGGTACCGGCTATGAGCTGGCGAGGAGGTTCGACCGGTCGATCGGCCACTTCTGGCGTGCCACGCATCAGCAGATCTACCGGACGCTGCGCACCATGGAGGCCGACGGCTGGGTGCACGTCACACCCGTCGTCCAGCAGGGTCGGCCGGACAAGAAGGTCTACACCGTCGCCGACGCCGGTCGCGCCGAACTGTCGGCTTGGATCGCCGCCCCGCTGTCCGGGGCGGGCAGTTCGGTGAGTGATTCCCGCACCCGCGACTTGGCGGTGAAACTGCGCGGGGCGCAGTACGGCGGCGACGGTGCGTTGGAAGCGCTGCGCGGGCAGATCGTGTCGTTGCGGGCCGAGCGCGCCGCGCTGCTCGACACCTACCGCGGCTACGAGAAGAGTCAGTTCGCCGACCCCGCCTCGCTGGACGGCGGTGCGCTCCACCAGTACCTCGTGCTGCGCGGCGGCATCCGCGCCGAGGAGGGGTCCCTCGACTGGCTCGACGAGATTCTGGAGGCCATCGGTGCCTGA
- a CDS encoding DUF5995 family protein, with translation MQAKDIEDVLDILATIVADTKRRRDPLGYFAALYRQVTLRVRDGIELGIFEDGPRMSRFDAKFANAYFAAYDRFQRRQRTSRSWQFAFEQARADQTIILQDLLLGINAHINLDLGVVTGSEFKPAALPGFRTDFDEINEVLASLIPLARKAVEEFSPKLAELTAVGGPDVALALNFSVDIARDEAWRAGTLVSNVPGAIRPLVIDGLDNRTKLLGRVIANPPEPIGTVVRRIRRAESTDVVGIITALDSLV, from the coding sequence ATGCAGGCCAAGGACATCGAGGACGTGCTCGACATCCTGGCGACGATCGTCGCCGACACCAAGAGACGACGGGACCCACTGGGGTACTTCGCGGCGCTCTACCGGCAGGTGACCCTGCGGGTCAGGGACGGGATCGAGTTGGGCATCTTCGAGGACGGTCCGCGGATGTCCCGGTTCGACGCGAAGTTCGCCAATGCCTACTTCGCCGCCTACGACCGGTTCCAGCGCAGGCAACGGACGAGCCGCTCGTGGCAGTTCGCCTTCGAGCAGGCCCGAGCCGACCAGACGATCATCCTGCAGGACCTGCTGCTGGGCATCAACGCCCACATCAACCTGGACCTTGGCGTGGTGACGGGATCGGAGTTCAAGCCCGCCGCTCTGCCGGGGTTTCGCACGGACTTCGACGAGATCAACGAGGTGCTGGCGAGCCTGATCCCGCTGGCCCGCAAAGCCGTCGAGGAGTTCTCACCCAAGCTCGCCGAACTGACCGCGGTCGGCGGGCCCGATGTGGCGCTGGCGCTGAACTTCAGCGTGGACATCGCGCGCGACGAGGCCTGGCGCGCCGGCACGCTGGTGTCGAACGTCCCGGGTGCCATCCGGCCGCTCGTCATCGACGGGTTGGACAACCGGACCAAGCTCCTCGGCCGCGTCATCGCAAACCCTCCGGAGCCGATCGGGACGGTGGTGCGGCGGATTCGTCGGGCCGAGAGCACCGACGTCGTCGGCATCATCACGGCGCTCGATTCGCTGGTCTGA
- a CDS encoding Rv2253 family sensor-like surface protein, with protein MRIRRPRGAVMALCLIAGLTLIGVAPAQAAGQPWMGRYSMVTYASQKGGTSAAVRQREADFAAVFTLSTSCGAGACVATADGPPSSNPTVPNPLRYSWDGQQWKTSYEWVWQCSIGGDTSQSQWSPAQSFTFYAPQPDGSLRGIWHTDISTGACRGSVVMPVAAYPA; from the coding sequence ATGCGCATCCGACGCCCACGCGGTGCGGTGATGGCCCTGTGCCTCATCGCGGGGTTGACGTTGATCGGAGTGGCTCCGGCGCAGGCCGCGGGGCAGCCGTGGATGGGGCGGTATTCGATGGTGACCTATGCCTCGCAGAAGGGCGGCACCAGCGCGGCGGTCCGCCAGCGCGAGGCCGACTTCGCCGCGGTCTTCACGTTGTCGACCAGTTGCGGCGCGGGTGCGTGCGTCGCCACGGCCGACGGCCCGCCGTCCTCGAACCCGACCGTGCCCAACCCGTTGCGCTACTCATGGGACGGCCAGCAGTGGAAGACCAGCTACGAGTGGGTGTGGCAGTGCTCAATCGGCGGTGACACCAGCCAGTCGCAGTGGAGTCCGGCGCAGTCGTTCACGTTCTACGCGCCACAGCCTGACGGGTCGCTGCGCGGCATCTGGCACACCGACATCTCCACCGGAGCCTGCCGCGGCAGCGTCGTGATGCCGGTCGCCGCGTACCCGGCCTAA
- the pruA gene encoding L-glutamate gamma-semialdehyde dehydrogenase, giving the protein MDAISDVPLPANEPVHDYAPGSPERDRLITALDELTSAPIDLPHVIAGRRLMGDGARIDVVQPHRHSAVLGTLTNAEHREAADAVDAAMAAKANWAAMPFDERAAVFLRAADLLAGPWREKIAAATMLGQSKTAYQAEIDAPCELVDFWRFNVAFARQILAQQPMSSRGVWNRTDYRPLDGFVYAITPFNFTAIAGNLPTAPALMGNTVVWKPSVTQTFSAYLTMQLLEAAGLPPGVINLVAGDGLAVSEVVLTDPRLSGIHFTGSTATFQHLWREVGTNIERYHSYPRLVGETGGKDFVVAHSSARPDVLQTALIRGAFDYQGQKCSAASRAFIPQSVWHEMGDDFLGATDALAYGDVTDLRNYGGALIDERAFAKNVKAIERAKGAAGVTVAAGGEYDESTGYFVRPTVLLSDDPTDEAFSTEYFGPILAVHVYPDDKFDEILTVVDQGAKYALTGAVIADDRGAVLTASERLRHAAGNFYINDKPTGAVVGQQPFGGSRASGTNDKAGSALNLLRWTSARSIKETFVPATSHPYPHMEV; this is encoded by the coding sequence ATGGATGCCATCTCCGACGTGCCGCTTCCCGCCAACGAACCGGTCCATGACTACGCCCCCGGGTCGCCCGAGCGCGATCGCCTGATCACCGCCTTGGACGAGCTCACCTCGGCTCCGATCGATCTCCCACATGTCATCGCCGGCCGGCGCCTGATGGGCGACGGTGCCCGCATCGACGTCGTCCAACCGCATCGCCACAGCGCCGTGCTGGGCACACTCACCAACGCCGAGCACCGTGAGGCCGCAGACGCCGTGGACGCCGCGATGGCGGCCAAGGCGAACTGGGCCGCGATGCCCTTCGACGAACGCGCCGCGGTGTTCCTGCGCGCGGCCGACCTGCTGGCTGGGCCGTGGCGCGAGAAGATCGCAGCGGCGACCATGCTGGGCCAGTCGAAGACCGCCTATCAGGCCGAGATCGATGCGCCCTGCGAACTCGTCGACTTCTGGCGGTTCAATGTCGCTTTCGCCCGCCAGATTCTGGCGCAGCAGCCGATGAGTTCGCGCGGCGTGTGGAACCGCACCGACTACCGGCCGCTCGATGGATTCGTCTACGCCATCACGCCGTTCAACTTCACCGCGATCGCGGGTAACCTGCCCACCGCACCCGCGCTGATGGGCAATACCGTGGTGTGGAAACCCTCGGTCACGCAGACGTTCTCGGCCTACCTGACCATGCAACTGCTCGAAGCCGCAGGCCTGCCGCCCGGCGTCATCAACCTCGTGGCCGGTGACGGTCTGGCGGTCTCCGAGGTGGTGCTGACGGATCCACGCCTCAGCGGAATCCACTTCACCGGGTCCACCGCGACCTTCCAGCATCTATGGCGGGAGGTCGGCACCAATATCGAGCGCTACCACAGCTATCCGCGTCTGGTCGGGGAGACCGGCGGCAAGGACTTCGTCGTGGCCCACTCGTCGGCACGGCCAGACGTGCTGCAGACCGCGCTGATTCGCGGTGCGTTCGACTATCAGGGGCAGAAGTGTTCGGCCGCTTCGCGCGCGTTCATCCCGCAGTCGGTGTGGCACGAGATGGGTGACGATTTCCTTGGTGCCACCGACGCGCTGGCCTACGGCGACGTCACCGATCTGCGCAATTACGGCGGCGCCCTGATCGACGAGCGGGCTTTCGCCAAGAACGTCAAGGCCATCGAGCGGGCCAAGGGTGCGGCGGGGGTGACGGTGGCCGCTGGCGGCGAGTATGACGAGAGCACAGGCTATTTCGTGCGTCCCACCGTGCTGCTGTCCGACGACCCGACGGATGAGGCGTTCTCCACCGAGTACTTCGGGCCGATCCTCGCGGTGCACGTGTATCCGGACGACAAGTTCGACGAGATCCTGACGGTCGTCGACCAGGGGGCCAAGTATGCGCTGACCGGAGCGGTGATCGCCGACGACCGCGGGGCGGTGCTCACGGCGTCCGAACGCCTGCGGCACGCCGCGGGCAACTTCTACATCAACGACAAGCCCACCGGGGCGGTCGTCGGGCAACAACCATTCGGCGGATCGCGGGCCTCGGGCACCAACGACAAAGCCGGCTCGGCGCTGAATCTGTTGCGCTGGACATCCGCGCGGTCCATCAAGGAGACGTTCGTGCCGGCCACGTCGCACCCCTACCCGCACATGGAGGTCTGA
- a CDS encoding helix-turn-helix domain-containing protein: MRVTGVSLGQLLLALDATLVTLVQAPRGLDLPVASAALLDSDDVRLGLALAAGSADVFFLLGISEAEALRWLDRQATARHPTAIFAKEPGSTLVERAATLGVAVVAVDPRARWERLYRLVNHVFEHHGDRADPQSDSGTDLFGLAQSIADRTHGMVSIEDAQSHVLAYSASNDEADELRRLSILGRAGPPEHLAWIAQWGIFDALRVGSGVVRVAARPELGLRPRRAIGVHRPDVDQRRTPTFAGTIWVQEGSRPLADDADDVLRGAAVLAARIMTRLMSTPSMHTVRAHELLGLREGGDDLGTLARELGIAEDGRAAVVGVQCAAPHARLGDILGLSASAFRRDAVVASVGQRAYVVFPDAGRPAAVTSWIRGVVSSLKTELGLDLRAVTAASLAGLGQVAAARVDIDRVLDSGDRHPGAIDRVSSTAEARTTVLLDEIVTWLADNPRLLDSRIQQLDSTLTRTLRTYLDSFGDVADAAEALHVHPNTVRYRVRRIEQVLGTSLGDPESRLLLDLSLRASG, encoded by the coding sequence ATGCGGGTCACGGGAGTAAGCCTCGGTCAACTGCTGTTGGCCCTGGACGCGACCCTGGTCACGCTGGTGCAGGCGCCCCGCGGGCTCGATCTTCCGGTGGCGTCGGCCGCGCTGCTGGACTCCGACGACGTCCGCCTGGGCCTTGCGCTCGCGGCGGGGTCGGCCGACGTGTTCTTCCTCCTCGGCATCTCCGAGGCCGAGGCGCTGAGATGGCTGGACCGGCAGGCCACCGCACGGCATCCCACCGCGATCTTCGCCAAGGAGCCCGGATCGACGCTCGTCGAGCGGGCCGCGACGCTGGGCGTCGCCGTCGTCGCAGTCGACCCCCGCGCGCGATGGGAACGGCTGTACCGCCTGGTCAACCATGTCTTCGAGCATCACGGCGACCGCGCCGACCCTCAGTCCGACTCCGGCACCGACCTCTTCGGCCTGGCACAGTCCATCGCCGACCGGACGCACGGCATGGTCAGCATCGAGGACGCGCAGTCGCATGTGCTCGCGTATTCGGCGTCCAACGACGAGGCCGACGAACTGCGCCGGCTGTCGATCCTGGGCCGCGCCGGGCCGCCCGAGCACCTGGCGTGGATCGCGCAGTGGGGCATCTTCGACGCACTGCGCGTGGGCAGCGGCGTCGTGCGGGTGGCCGCACGCCCGGAACTGGGACTGCGGCCTCGGCGTGCGATCGGCGTCCACCGCCCCGACGTCGACCAGCGTCGGACCCCGACGTTCGCGGGGACGATCTGGGTCCAGGAGGGGTCCCGTCCATTGGCCGACGACGCCGACGACGTGCTGCGGGGTGCCGCCGTCCTCGCGGCACGCATCATGACGAGGCTGATGAGCACACCGTCGATGCACACCGTCCGGGCCCACGAACTGCTCGGACTGCGTGAGGGCGGCGACGACCTCGGCACGCTGGCCCGGGAACTCGGGATCGCCGAAGACGGCCGGGCCGCGGTCGTCGGCGTGCAGTGCGCAGCGCCTCATGCTCGGCTGGGCGACATTCTGGGGCTGAGCGCGAGCGCGTTTCGCCGCGACGCCGTGGTCGCGTCCGTCGGCCAGCGGGCCTACGTGGTGTTCCCCGACGCGGGCCGACCCGCGGCCGTCACGTCGTGGATCCGCGGTGTGGTGAGTTCCCTGAAGACCGAGTTGGGCCTGGATCTGCGGGCCGTGACGGCCGCGTCGCTGGCCGGGCTCGGTCAGGTCGCGGCGGCCCGCGTCGACATCGACCGCGTGCTGGACAGTGGCGATCGGCATCCCGGCGCGATCGATCGGGTGAGCTCGACTGCGGAGGCACGCACCACCGTGCTGCTCGACGAGATCGTCACCTGGCTGGCCGACAATCCTCGGCTGCTGGATTCCCGGATCCAGCAGTTGGATTCGACGTTGACCCGGACGCTGCGCACCTATCTGGACAGCTTCGGTGATGTGGCCGACGCCGCCGAGGCACTGCACGTGCACCCCAACACCGTGCGGTACCGGGTACGTCGGATCGAGCAGGTGCTGGGGACGTCGCTGGGCGACCCGGAGTCACGACTGCTGCTGGACTTGAGCCTGCGCGCGTCGGGTTGA